In a single window of the Leptospira sanjuanensis genome:
- a CDS encoding APC family permease has protein sequence MQLKRSLNLFDSISLMFSSMVGPGIFITTGYILHQVPNPNIVLLAWILGGFLAVAGAMSYAKSASLFPYAGGDYVYLKEAYSPIVAFASGWLSLSINFSASISLSALAFSKSFFSLINPSWDIYFFEFPFLGLTISIGTAQMLAMCAILLFTIINFFGISTASRIQNLFTGVKILGLVSFVVLGFIIGNYDTSRFQSFSLLPYGWTGMESLLAGVIPVTYSYLGWNMITYVAEEVKDPDKNIYKAVLYSCALVTTLYILINFLFLSSGSVAELSGDRIGITASSALFGPKATILITAFICWAFLGSISAYIIGGSRIYFAMARDGFFFQNMAKLHSKHKSPYMSLLFQCGYACLFCFVKEIESLLYLITCSTLLLATITAYTPILFEKRHYKLKFRIPGYPYTTYLYIASNVGIIATLLWNKPTEALWGIGFTLLSVPMYYYFKATQNSLPKVSIPLDSEAPELLATSLLPENEPVPVASGEP, from the coding sequence ATGCAACTCAAACGGTCCCTCAATCTATTCGATTCCATATCTCTCATGTTCAGCTCCATGGTAGGACCGGGAATCTTCATCACAACGGGATACATTCTCCATCAGGTTCCGAATCCCAACATCGTTTTACTCGCGTGGATCTTGGGAGGATTTCTCGCAGTCGCCGGCGCGATGTCTTACGCAAAGTCCGCATCCTTATTTCCTTACGCGGGAGGAGATTACGTTTATCTCAAAGAAGCATATTCTCCCATCGTTGCCTTTGCGAGCGGTTGGCTTTCGCTATCGATCAACTTTTCCGCTTCGATTTCCTTATCCGCATTAGCATTTTCTAAATCGTTTTTTTCTTTGATCAATCCTTCCTGGGACATTTATTTTTTCGAATTCCCGTTTTTGGGACTAACGATCTCGATCGGCACCGCGCAAATGTTGGCGATGTGCGCGATCCTTCTTTTTACGATCATCAACTTCTTCGGAATTTCCACCGCTTCCAGAATTCAAAACCTCTTTACGGGAGTTAAGATTCTCGGATTGGTATCGTTCGTCGTGTTGGGATTCATTATCGGGAATTACGATACTTCGCGTTTTCAATCCTTCTCCTTGCTTCCGTACGGATGGACCGGCATGGAATCGCTGTTAGCCGGAGTAATACCCGTAACGTATTCTTATCTCGGCTGGAACATGATCACATACGTAGCGGAAGAAGTCAAAGATCCGGATAAAAACATCTATAAGGCCGTGTTGTATTCCTGCGCACTCGTAACGACGCTTTACATTCTCATCAACTTTCTTTTTCTAAGCTCCGGCTCCGTCGCGGAGTTATCGGGAGATAGGATCGGAATCACCGCCTCATCCGCGTTATTCGGACCGAAAGCGACGATCTTGATTACCGCATTCATCTGCTGGGCTTTTTTAGGGTCGATCTCCGCTTACATCATCGGCGGTTCGAGAATTTATTTTGCGATGGCGAGAGACGGATTCTTTTTTCAAAACATGGCAAAACTTCATTCGAAACACAAAAGTCCGTATATGTCCCTGCTCTTTCAATGCGGATATGCCTGTCTTTTTTGTTTCGTTAAAGAGATCGAAAGCCTTTTGTATCTCATCACTTGTTCCACTCTTCTTCTTGCAACGATCACCGCATACACCCCGATTCTTTTTGAAAAAAGACATTATAAATTGAAGTTTAGAATTCCAGGATATCCTTATACAACGTATTTGTACATCGCTTCCAACGTGGGAATCATCGCAACTCTGCTCTGGAACAAACCGACCGAAGCGCTATGGGGAATCGGCTTCACTCTCCTCTCGGTGCCGATGTATTATTATTTTAAAGCGACACAGAATTCTTTACCGAAAGTTTCCATCCCTCTCGACTCCGAAGCTCCGGAACTTTTAGCGACCAGTCTGCTTCCGGAGAACGAACCTGTTCCCGTTGCCAGCGGAGAACCTTAA
- a CDS encoding acyl-CoA dehydrogenase family protein, whose product MDFTLSEDELLFINSFNDFCKKEIEPFAEEADRKKEIPRSHFHKLAQIGYIGLPHEEEYGGQNAGAFRSLIAMQILGKSCGSTFFSVGASGGLFGLPIHHYGNEEQKRYYLPSINNGSKIGSLGITEPDAGSDVSSLRTIAKEVSKGRYQLSGQKTYITNAPIADYCLVLAKVRDLNGKEKGLTHFLVNLNSKGVQRSAPMEKLGLKASPTGALFFEDVDVSSNDILGTLGKGFRQTMQTFNMERISLAAWSIGLMEACLEESKSFASTRKSFGKPIAQHQSVANLLAEIYTKLEASRWFTYNVAWEMERADRSGKGSMHLSGKCASCKLFATTSAREVANLAVQIHGGAGFMNEYKVSRLYRDVRLGEIGGGTSEIQKLIIAGSIQKN is encoded by the coding sequence ATGGACTTTACTTTATCCGAGGATGAACTTTTGTTCATCAATTCGTTTAACGATTTTTGTAAAAAGGAAATCGAACCCTTTGCAGAAGAAGCGGATCGCAAAAAAGAAATTCCAAGATCGCACTTCCATAAACTCGCACAGATCGGTTATATCGGTTTACCTCACGAGGAAGAATACGGAGGTCAAAACGCAGGAGCGTTCCGTTCCTTAATTGCTATGCAGATTTTGGGAAAGTCCTGCGGCTCGACGTTCTTTTCGGTGGGGGCTTCGGGAGGTCTTTTCGGCTTACCGATTCATCACTATGGAAACGAAGAACAAAAAAGATACTATCTTCCTTCGATCAACAACGGATCCAAAATCGGATCGTTAGGAATCACGGAACCCGATGCAGGTTCGGACGTTTCTTCCCTTCGAACGATTGCAAAAGAAGTTTCCAAAGGACGTTATCAGCTTTCCGGTCAAAAGACCTATATCACGAACGCTCCGATCGCGGATTATTGTTTGGTTCTTGCTAAGGTCCGGGATTTAAACGGAAAGGAAAAAGGGCTGACTCATTTTTTGGTGAATCTGAATTCGAAAGGGGTTCAACGATCAGCGCCTATGGAAAAGCTCGGACTCAAAGCTTCGCCTACCGGCGCGCTCTTTTTCGAAGACGTAGATGTTTCGTCTAACGATATTCTCGGAACTCTCGGCAAAGGATTCCGTCAAACGATGCAAACCTTCAACATGGAGAGAATTTCTCTGGCCGCTTGGTCGATCGGCTTAATGGAAGCGTGTTTGGAAGAATCCAAATCCTTTGCATCCACGAGAAAAAGTTTCGGCAAACCGATCGCGCAACATCAATCCGTCGCCAACCTACTCGCGGAAATTTATACGAAACTCGAAGCCTCCCGATGGTTCACATACAATGTCGCCTGGGAAATGGAACGGGCCGATCGATCGGGAAAAGGAAGCATGCATCTTTCGGGGAAATGCGCCTCTTGCAAATTATTCGCAACCACTTCCGCAAGAGAAGTCGCAAACTTAGCCGTTCAGATTCACGGAGGCGCGGGTTTTATGAACGAATACAAGGTTTCCAGACTTTACAGAGACGTTCGACTCGGCGAAATCGGCGGAGGAACAAGTGAAATCCAAAAACTCATCATCGCGGGAAGTATTCAAAAAAATTGA
- a CDS encoding glycosyl hydrolase family 18 protein, translating into MNWTSFNNSENPNLKNERDFLASTWSSDIVAMTQNVHLYDEIHPFLYTLEGGRSNTGNVKSVWNPKAQEVYIWALKTISPKTKIIPTIFRWENDFEKVSDAIGLNGNTKIRDYHIGQIIKEIETYDYDGIDIDYEGMTCDKKESFETFLTLLSQELKKRNKLLSVAIHPKTFAEEPFEYLCKENGKKMSVDFYEAYRGQLSHDYEFLGKVADKIKIMAYELHPRKNAFPGPGPQAPSWWIEKILEYSTQKIPNEKLYMAIPTYGYDWPLNCDIPSKAVFYSRAQYIKANWSPRSEEPTDISKIFKDARKSGDWIYLRPYLYRHEGRVYDDPSLWYSLGGCDRVAFYMNRRSFETKMNLLKKYKIRGFSFWQLIRDNDPEIHSYLKTMIENSDPKK; encoded by the coding sequence TTGAATTGGACTTCGTTTAACAATTCTGAAAATCCGAACTTGAAAAACGAAAGGGATTTTCTCGCATCGACTTGGTCCTCCGATATCGTTGCGATGACGCAAAACGTCCACCTTTACGACGAGATACATCCTTTTTTATATACGTTGGAAGGCGGCCGCAGCAACACCGGTAACGTCAAATCCGTATGGAATCCGAAAGCGCAGGAAGTTTATATCTGGGCGTTGAAAACGATCTCTCCGAAAACCAAAATCATACCGACCATATTTCGATGGGAAAACGACTTCGAGAAAGTTTCGGATGCGATCGGATTGAACGGAAACACGAAGATCCGCGATTATCATATCGGACAAATTATAAAAGAAATCGAAACATACGACTACGACGGAATCGATATCGACTACGAGGGCATGACCTGCGATAAAAAGGAAAGTTTCGAAACCTTTTTAACTCTTTTATCGCAGGAATTAAAAAAGAGAAACAAACTTCTTTCCGTCGCGATTCATCCGAAAACGTTCGCGGAGGAGCCTTTCGAATATTTGTGCAAAGAAAACGGAAAGAAGATGTCCGTAGATTTTTACGAAGCCTACCGCGGACAATTATCGCACGACTACGAGTTTTTGGGGAAAGTCGCGGACAAGATTAAGATTATGGCGTATGAACTTCATCCGAGAAAGAACGCCTTTCCCGGACCCGGGCCGCAAGCTCCTTCTTGGTGGATCGAAAAAATATTAGAATATTCGACTCAAAAGATTCCGAATGAAAAATTATACATGGCGATTCCGACCTACGGATACGATTGGCCTTTGAATTGCGATATTCCTTCCAAGGCGGTTTTTTATTCGCGCGCACAATATATTAAAGCGAACTGGAGCCCCAGATCCGAGGAGCCGACTGACATTTCCAAGATATTCAAGGATGCTCGAAAATCGGGGGATTGGATTTATCTTCGGCCGTATCTTTATCGCCACGAAGGCCGTGTCTACGACGATCCTTCGCTTTGGTACAGTTTAGGAGGCTGCGATCGGGTCGCATTTTATATGAATCGTCGATCGTTTGAAACGAAGATGAATCTATTAAAAAAATATAAAATACGCGGATTCTCCTTTTGGCAGCTAATACGGGACAATGATCCGGAAATCCATTCGTATTTGAAAACGATGATCGAAAATTCCGATCCCAAGAAATGA